CGTACCTCGCTCGAGACCGTGGCGGGCAACGTGCATGTGGCCGACTTCAAGGGCGCATCGCTTTCGATCACCGCCGTGGCCGGCGTGGTCTCGCTGGAGAACGTGGACGTGGCGGGGAAGCTGGACGCGGAGAGCATCAATGCGGGGGTGCGGATGCGCGGTGTGCGCGCGGCGTCGGTGACCGCCTCGTCGGTCAATTCGACGGTGGACTTCGTTGGCAGCCTCGACCCCGACGGGAACTACTCCTTCGAGAGCCACAATGGCGGCATCACGCTGACGTTGCCAACCAGCACCAGTGCCAGGTTGCGCGTGTCGACGGTGATGGGCAACTTCGAGACCGAGTTGAAGGGGGCGATGTCCTCCGGCTCGCGCCAGGCCCCGATGGCCCCGCCCGCCACGCCGCGTCCGGGCAAGGGCCGCACCGCACCGCCCGCAACGCCGGTGCCGGGCTTCATGGAGGAAACGGACTTCACCATCACCTACGGCAAGGGCGAGGCGCGCGTGAGCGTCGAATCGTTCAACGGCCCGATCCGCATCAAGGCGGCGAAGTGACCCTCAGCTGAACTTGGGCGGGCGACGCAGGTGGATGTCGCTCGCCTGCTGCCACACCGCCGCCAACCGCAACGCCAGGTCCTCCCGCCACAACGCCGCCACGAAGGTGATTGCCCGCGGCGCCCCCTGCTCCGAAAAGCCGCTCGGCACCACCACCGTCGGATGGCCGCTCAAGTTGGTCGCCGTCAGCACGGACCCAGCATTCGTCGGTGCGATGATCACGTCGACCGTCGCG
Above is a window of Gemmatimonadota bacterium DNA encoding:
- a CDS encoding DUF4097 family beta strand repeat protein, encoding MFATLLFATTAVAGLTAPDTAVRLGSGASIEINAPTCGVTVRVGTDERLNVTGGSIESDRNNAEVNCDVTTPLRGRDGGLSGMLTITVPPSSRVEITCLSGGVTVTGATDRLDVTTMNGSIRLVNGSGRTSLETVAGNVHVADFKGASLSITAVAGVVSLENVDVAGKLDAESINAGVRMRGVRAASVTASSVNSTVDFVGSLDPDGNYSFESHNGGITLTLPTSTSARLRVSTVMGNFETELKGAMSSGSRQAPMAPPATPRPGKGRTAPPATPVPGFMEETDFTITYGKGEARVSVESFNGPIRIKAAK